Proteins co-encoded in one Actinomadura luteofluorescens genomic window:
- a CDS encoding ATP-binding protein translates to MDLVLPRDVASVPATRKLLDAALAALGVEGHIRDDIEMMLTEACTNVIKHAEHGADYTVRATIQDRRCVIKVIDSGTGFDAALVPLPDPAAEQGRGLMIMRALADDVRFASFPEDGALVALEKHLSYGEDSLGGLLTAGSDVPRGDGFRPAPDEPTARLFEMARTGDTRRLLSQLDNGVSVDLSDHRGETLLMHAAFHGHPETVRALAMRGADPDRADDRGHRPLTGAVFKRENEVVRVLLEAGADPRAGSPSAADTARLVGADEILAWFEEAAPPPA, encoded by the coding sequence ATGGACCTCGTGCTTCCGCGCGACGTGGCGAGCGTTCCGGCGACGCGCAAGCTTCTGGACGCGGCACTGGCCGCGCTCGGTGTCGAGGGCCACATCCGCGACGACATCGAGATGATGCTGACCGAGGCGTGCACCAATGTGATCAAGCACGCCGAGCACGGGGCGGACTACACCGTGCGGGCGACGATCCAGGACCGGCGCTGCGTGATCAAGGTGATCGACTCGGGCACGGGCTTCGACGCGGCGCTCGTCCCGCTCCCCGATCCGGCCGCCGAGCAGGGGCGCGGCCTGATGATCATGCGGGCGCTGGCCGACGACGTCCGGTTCGCCTCGTTCCCCGAGGACGGGGCGCTGGTGGCGCTGGAGAAGCACCTGTCCTACGGCGAGGACAGCCTCGGCGGGCTCCTCACCGCCGGCAGCGACGTCCCGCGCGGGGACGGCTTCCGGCCCGCCCCGGACGAGCCCACGGCCCGGCTGTTCGAGATGGCGCGGACCGGCGACACGCGGCGCCTCCTCTCCCAGCTGGACAACGGGGTGTCGGTGGACCTGTCGGACCACAGGGGCGAGACCCTGCTGATGCACGCCGCCTTCCACGGGCACCCGGAGACCGTCCGCGCGCTCGCGATGCGCGGCGCCGACCCCGACCGGGCCGACGACCGCGGCCACCGCCCCCTCACGGGCGCGGTGTTCAAGCGGGAGAACGAGGTCGTACGGGTCCTGCTGGAGGCGGGGGCCGACCCGCGGGCGGGATCGCCGTCGGCCGCCGACACGGCACGGCTGGTCGGCGCCGACGAGATCCTCGCGTGGTTCGAGGAGGCCGCTCCCCCGCCCGCGTGA
- a CDS encoding TetR/AcrR family transcriptional regulator: protein MTRANSGPRAEAEPSADAGPPATRRRGGDLEAAIFDAVFAQLEAVGYRGLTMEGVAAGARTGKAALYRRWRSKNELITDALRHVLPEPPTPPETGSVREDMLQVLRCLRDTLIACRGAAFRVLKEESEEGVGLIHDVVRDRLSKPVRDLLYQALRDAAARGEIRPEAATRQIANVGPAVMVYGNLTEGGPITDDDLASIVDEVLMPIVRP from the coding sequence GTGACCCGTGCGAACTCCGGTCCCCGGGCCGAGGCGGAGCCCTCCGCCGACGCGGGGCCCCCGGCGACCCGCCGCCGCGGCGGCGACCTGGAGGCCGCGATCTTCGACGCCGTGTTCGCCCAGCTGGAGGCCGTCGGCTACCGCGGGCTGACCATGGAGGGCGTCGCCGCCGGCGCCCGCACCGGCAAGGCCGCCCTCTACCGGCGCTGGCGGTCCAAGAACGAGCTGATCACCGACGCGCTCAGGCACGTCCTGCCCGAGCCGCCGACCCCGCCGGAGACCGGCTCGGTGCGCGAGGACATGCTCCAGGTCCTGCGGTGCCTGCGAGACACGCTGATCGCCTGCCGCGGCGCGGCTTTCCGGGTGCTCAAGGAGGAGAGCGAGGAGGGCGTCGGGCTCATCCACGACGTCGTGCGCGACCGGCTGTCCAAGCCCGTCCGCGACCTGCTCTACCAGGCGCTCCGCGACGCCGCCGCGCGCGGGGAGATCCGGCCGGAGGCCGCGACCCGGCAGATCGCCAACGTGGGCCCGGCGGTGATGGTGTACGGCAACCTCACCGAGGGCGGCCCGATCACCGACGACGACCTGGCGTCGATCGTCGACGAGGTCCTCATGCCGATCGTGCGCCCCTGA
- a CDS encoding lysophospholipid acyltransferase family protein encodes MDPERLIYPLMKHVVMGPAMRLAFLPSVSGLRHVPRIGPVILAANHLGFLDSFVLPLMVPRRVHFLGKHEYFTGAGMRGRVTATFFRSVGAIAVDRSGGRAAFDALDTSAAVLEGGGVFAIHPEGTRSPDGRLYRGRTGVARLAMRTGAPVVPVAIAGTDKVQPRGQAVPRPGRIGLRIGAPMDFRDRDKGVPRGRAARQVTNEIMEAIQELSGQEYVDDYAPRPAGPR; translated from the coding sequence ATGGACCCCGAACGCCTGATCTATCCCCTTATGAAGCACGTGGTCATGGGACCCGCGATGCGCCTGGCCTTCCTGCCGAGCGTGAGCGGCCTGCGGCACGTCCCGCGGATCGGGCCGGTGATCCTCGCGGCGAACCACCTGGGGTTCCTCGACTCGTTCGTGCTGCCGCTGATGGTGCCGCGCCGGGTCCACTTCCTCGGCAAGCACGAGTACTTCACCGGGGCGGGGATGAGGGGCCGCGTCACCGCGACGTTCTTCCGCAGCGTCGGCGCGATCGCGGTCGACCGGTCCGGGGGGCGGGCCGCGTTCGACGCGCTCGACACCTCGGCGGCGGTGCTGGAGGGCGGCGGCGTGTTCGCGATCCACCCCGAGGGGACGCGGTCGCCGGACGGGCGGCTCTACCGCGGCCGCACGGGCGTGGCGCGGCTGGCGATGCGGACCGGGGCGCCCGTCGTCCCGGTGGCGATCGCGGGCACCGACAAGGTGCAGCCCCGGGGGCAGGCCGTCCCGCGGCCGGGCCGGATCGGGCTGCGGATCGGCGCGCCGATGGACTTCCGCGACCGGGACAAGGGCGTTCCGCGCGGCCGGGCGGCCCGGCAGGTCACCAACGAGATCATGGAGGCGATCCAGGAGCTGTCGGGCCAGGAGTACGTGGACGACTACGCCCCGAGGCCCGCCGGGCCGCGCTGA
- a CDS encoding GOLPH3/VPS74 family protein has protein sequence MVEVPESLPARMYLLAYDLRRQRMISGGARLGYVLRAAALTELYLDGRLGEERRRPVPGTPGDDPYGVLAQIAASRPRSWQHWVRKDARAVEAAVRDELVRGGWIRVHSRRVLRVFPRREVAVKDPRVVKSLWGGASSALRGRPVAHVNSYDAAAVALAAAGGLTTVLPRRDRRRHRRRIAELTARTGPAAPAVMKVIRQKKAAAASG, from the coding sequence ATGGTCGAGGTTCCGGAGTCGCTGCCGGCGCGGATGTACCTGCTGGCGTACGACCTGCGCAGGCAGCGGATGATCAGTGGCGGCGCGCGGCTCGGCTACGTGCTGCGCGCCGCGGCGCTGACCGAGCTGTACCTGGACGGGCGGCTCGGCGAGGAGCGGCGCAGGCCCGTCCCGGGGACGCCGGGCGACGACCCGTACGGGGTGCTGGCGCAGATCGCGGCGTCGAGGCCGCGGTCGTGGCAGCACTGGGTGCGCAAGGACGCGCGGGCCGTCGAGGCCGCGGTCCGCGACGAGCTGGTGCGGGGCGGGTGGATCCGGGTCCACTCGCGCCGGGTGCTCAGGGTGTTCCCGCGCCGGGAGGTCGCCGTGAAGGACCCGCGGGTGGTGAAGTCGCTGTGGGGCGGGGCGTCGTCGGCGCTGCGGGGGCGTCCGGTGGCCCACGTGAACAGCTACGACGCCGCGGCGGTGGCGCTGGCGGCGGCGGGCGGGCTGACGACCGTCCTGCCGAGGCGGGACAGGCGGCGGCACCGGCGGCGGATCGCGGAGCTGACGGCGCGGACGGGGCCGGCGGCGCCCGCGGTCATGAAGGTGATCCGCCAGAAGAAGGCGGCGGCGGCGAGCGGCTGA
- a CDS encoding MFS transporter yields MTAASGRTAAHRESTPPGPAVPPLHHRAGTVLAVIVGCQLMIGLDTSVVTIALPDVRTGLGLTTGGLAWIQNSYMLAFGGLLLLGGRAGDVFGRRRAFTAGIVLFTVASLAGGFADAGWWLLAARAAQGVAAAVAAPSAMALIATNFEGAARVRALSVFSAVTGAGAAVGMIVGGALTEAGSWRWVFFVNVPVGLVLALAAPRVLTETPRRPGRFDALGAVVSTGGMSALVYALIRVGSDGWGDGRAVAAFAAAAALLAAFVAVEARARRPLMPLWLLTGRDRAASYLTQLCLAAAMFGAFFFLTQYLQQVLGYGPLRAGAAFLPMVGMQFAVVRTAPRLLARVGARRSSPGRSCSAPGCCGCRGCPRGTATPARCWGRSSSWARAAGCRSCR; encoded by the coding sequence TTGACCGCAGCCAGCGGGCGGACGGCCGCGCACCGGGAGTCGACACCTCCCGGCCCGGCCGTGCCGCCCCTCCATCATCGTGCAGGAACCGTCCTCGCCGTCATCGTCGGCTGCCAGCTCATGATCGGCCTGGACACCTCCGTCGTCACCATCGCGCTCCCGGACGTCCGGACGGGCCTCGGCCTGACCACCGGGGGCCTCGCCTGGATCCAGAACTCCTACATGCTCGCATTCGGCGGCCTGCTCCTGCTCGGCGGGCGCGCCGGGGACGTGTTCGGCCGCCGCCGCGCCTTCACCGCCGGCATCGTGCTGTTCACCGTCGCGTCCCTGGCGGGGGGCTTCGCCGACGCGGGGTGGTGGCTGCTGGCCGCCCGGGCCGCCCAGGGCGTCGCCGCCGCCGTCGCCGCGCCGAGCGCGATGGCCCTGATCGCCACCAACTTCGAGGGCGCCGCCCGGGTCCGCGCGCTGAGCGTCTTCTCCGCCGTGACCGGCGCCGGCGCCGCCGTCGGCATGATCGTCGGCGGGGCGCTGACCGAGGCCGGGTCGTGGCGCTGGGTGTTCTTCGTCAACGTCCCGGTCGGCCTGGTCCTGGCGCTGGCCGCGCCGCGCGTCCTCACCGAGACGCCGCGCCGCCCGGGCAGGTTCGACGCCCTCGGCGCCGTCGTCTCCACCGGCGGCATGTCCGCCCTGGTCTACGCGCTGATCCGGGTCGGGTCGGACGGCTGGGGCGACGGCCGGGCGGTCGCGGCGTTCGCGGCGGCGGCCGCGCTGCTGGCCGCCTTCGTGGCCGTCGAGGCCCGCGCCCGCCGCCCGCTCATGCCGCTGTGGCTGCTGACCGGACGCGACCGGGCCGCGTCCTACCTGACCCAGCTGTGCCTGGCGGCCGCCATGTTCGGCGCGTTCTTCTTCCTCACCCAGTACCTGCAGCAGGTGCTCGGCTACGGGCCGCTGCGCGCCGGCGCCGCGTTCCTGCCGATGGTCGGCATGCAGTTCGCCGTCGTCCGGACGGCGCCGCGGCTGCTGGCGCGCGTCGGCGCCCGCCGGTCATCGCCGGGACGGTCCTGCTCGGCGCCGGGCTGCTGTGGCTGTCGCGGCTGTCCCCGGGGGACGGCTACACCGGCGCGCTGCTGGGGCCGTTCGTCCTCATGGGCGCGGGCGGCGGGCTGTCGATCCTGCCGCTGA
- a CDS encoding mechanosensitive ion channel family protein, with product MVHLGDLSWHRVVGAAAVMVVAVGIAVVLRLLTGRLFKRAGDTRWAWDDLAARLVKDLAVPVSVLLGLWGAARMLHLPRGTLDVTAKVLTAAAILVVSLALARLIAGSVSSIAMVRQGVAGNVTIFANITRVLVIGVGVLVMLQSLGISISPLLGALGVGGLAVALALQDTLANLFAGVHVLASKTIEPGDYIKLSSGQEGYVVDINWRNTSIRTLSDNIEVIPNQRFSDTILTNYHRPAEDMSLLIQARVAYESDLEHVESVVVEVGQEVMHEVQGGVKDSETLVRFHTFGDSSIGFTVILRTDEFGDQFRLKHEFVKRLHRRFAKEGIEMPYPRRQIILPDGEGAHGLISG from the coding sequence ATGGTCCATCTGGGCGATCTGAGCTGGCATCGGGTTGTGGGGGCCGCCGCCGTGATGGTGGTGGCGGTCGGGATCGCGGTGGTCCTGCGGCTGCTGACCGGCCGGCTGTTCAAGCGGGCGGGCGACACCCGGTGGGCGTGGGACGACCTGGCCGCCCGCCTGGTCAAGGACCTGGCGGTGCCCGTCTCGGTGCTGCTCGGCCTGTGGGGCGCGGCCAGGATGCTGCACCTGCCCCGGGGCACGCTGGACGTGACGGCCAAGGTGCTCACGGCCGCCGCCATCCTCGTCGTCTCGCTGGCGTTGGCCCGCCTGATCGCGGGCTCGGTCAGCTCGATCGCGATGGTCCGGCAGGGCGTGGCCGGAAATGTGACTATTTTCGCGAACATCACCCGGGTCCTGGTGATCGGCGTCGGCGTCCTGGTGATGCTGCAGAGCCTCGGGATCTCGATCTCGCCGCTGCTCGGCGCCCTGGGCGTCGGCGGTCTCGCGGTCGCCCTCGCCCTCCAGGACACCCTGGCCAACCTCTTCGCGGGCGTGCACGTCCTGGCGTCCAAGACGATCGAGCCCGGCGACTACATCAAGCTCAGCAGCGGGCAGGAGGGGTACGTCGTCGACATCAACTGGCGCAACACCTCCATCCGGACGCTGTCGGACAACATCGAGGTCATCCCGAACCAGCGGTTCTCCGACACGATCCTCACCAACTACCACCGCCCCGCCGAGGACATGTCGCTGCTGATCCAGGCCCGTGTGGCCTACGAGAGCGACCTGGAGCACGTCGAGAGCGTGGTCGTCGAGGTCGGCCAGGAGGTCATGCACGAGGTCCAGGGCGGGGTGAAGGACAGCGAGACGCTGGTGCGGTTCCACACCTTCGGCGACTCCTCCATCGGCTTCACCGTGATCCTGCGGACCGACGAGTTCGGCGACCAGTTCCGCCTGAAGCACGAGTTCGTCAAGCGGCTGCACCGCCGCTTCGCCAAGGAGGGCATCGAGATGCCCTACCCCCGCCGCCAGATCATCCTGCCCGACGGCGAGGGCGCGCACGGCCTGATCAGCGGATGA
- a CDS encoding alpha/beta hydrolase family protein, producing MRSLVPLRLLAAAAVLPLALSACGASAHATKTAATAPARFELPRPTGPHQAIGTTELHLVDAGRADPWVPGRIRELMVSVWYPAARSSGPKAPYLRPGVAKALSEADALGVFKAGTVDWASARTHAAEGAPADARRARPVVLYSPGLGVPRALGTTVAEELASRGYVVVTLDHTYETAPIEFPAGRVEPQRLPSSDTQARKTALDTRVKDSRFVLDRLGALRAGRNPDAEGRALPAGLGRSLDLSRVGMAGHSAGGIQAAEAMRTDRRVDAGIDMDGTLQYAKNDYVRVAETGLDRAFMLMGAATGGSPQTHLTTPSWGSFWTHSTGWKRDLNVPTASHYSYTDVQSVLPALDAELDIPAEDRAALIGTVDPGRMTASVRAYVTAFFDRALLGRHRPILDRPSPRHPDVRFIR from the coding sequence ATGCGATCACTTGTGCCCCTCCGGCTGCTCGCGGCCGCGGCCGTCCTTCCCCTCGCCCTGTCCGCGTGCGGAGCCTCCGCCCACGCGACGAAGACCGCCGCCACCGCCCCAGCCCGGTTCGAACTTCCCCGCCCCACGGGCCCGCACCAGGCCATCGGGACGACCGAACTGCACCTCGTGGACGCCGGGCGCGCCGACCCGTGGGTCCCCGGCCGGATCCGCGAGCTGATGGTCAGCGTCTGGTACCCGGCCGCCCGGTCCTCCGGCCCGAAGGCGCCCTACCTGCGTCCCGGAGTCGCGAAGGCGCTGTCGGAGGCCGACGCGCTCGGCGTGTTCAAGGCCGGAACGGTCGACTGGGCGAGTGCCCGGACCCACGCCGCCGAGGGCGCCCCGGCCGATGCGCGGCGCGCCCGGCCCGTCGTCCTGTACTCCCCCGGCCTCGGCGTCCCGCGCGCGCTCGGCACCACGGTCGCCGAGGAGCTCGCCAGCCGCGGGTACGTGGTGGTGACCCTGGACCACACCTACGAGACGGCCCCGATCGAGTTCCCCGCCGGCCGGGTCGAGCCGCAGCGCCTGCCCTCGTCGGACACGCAGGCGCGCAAGACCGCGCTGGACACGCGCGTGAAGGACAGCCGGTTCGTCCTCGACCGGCTCGGCGCGCTGCGGGCCGGCCGCAACCCCGACGCCGAGGGGCGGGCCCTGCCCGCCGGCCTCGGACGGTCCCTCGACCTGTCCCGGGTCGGCATGGCCGGGCACTCCGCCGGCGGCATCCAGGCGGCCGAGGCCATGCGCACCGACCGGCGGGTCGACGCGGGCATCGATATGGACGGCACCCTGCAGTACGCGAAGAACGACTACGTGCGGGTCGCCGAGACCGGGCTCGACCGCGCGTTCATGCTGATGGGCGCCGCTACAGGCGGCTCTCCGCAGACGCACCTGACGACCCCGTCCTGGGGGTCGTTCTGGACTCATTCGACCGGCTGGAAGCGCGACCTGAACGTGCCCACCGCGAGCCACTACTCCTACACCGACGTCCAGTCCGTCCTTCCGGCGCTGGACGCCGAGCTCGACATCCCCGCCGAGGACCGCGCCGCCCTCATCGGGACGGTCGACCCGGGACGGATGACGGCGTCGGTGCGGGCCTACGTCACCGCGTTCTTCGACCGGGCGCTGCTCGGGCGGCACCGCCCGATCCTCGACCGCCCCTCGCCCCGCCACCCCGACGTGCGGTTCATCCGCTGA
- a CDS encoding CocE/NonD family hydrolase, with protein sequence MVGVGMMRRLGVTALGLRNGPHRVTVERDLEVPAADGVTLLADRYSPAGVEKAPTVLVRSPYGRRGPFGLMCGQGFASHGFQAVVQSVRGGFGSGGVFEALDEREDGLATIEWLTSQPWFGGTFAMHGPSYLGYVQWAVAAEAGPELKALSMQVTASTFRDAVNVGGTFALESALIWVDLTARMKNSLSGITTGIMSPRRARRATLSGRPLAELDRLATGEQQRFFQDLLVNGPDTPFWDKRDFSTTVSQVTAPVNMTGGWYDIFLPWQMKDYAALRAAGRRPYLTIGPWFHADQRMMRGSVADATAWFRAHLLDDPSGLRAQPVRLFITGADEWREFPDWPVPGMREERWHLHPAGALAPDGPPESDPDAYRYDPNHPTPFLGGPTLLGETHPSTDQKRLERRRDVLTYTSGVLDEDMEVIGPVTADLHVRSNREHTDFVVRLCDVTPEGESLNLCEGMRRLVPGTPEPGPDGVRRVAVELWPVGHRFRRGHRVRVQVASGAYPRVARNPGTGAPIGTATEMLTADQEIFHAPGHPSSITLPIIG encoded by the coding sequence GTGGTAGGCGTGGGAATGATGCGCCGGCTCGGGGTCACGGCGCTCGGATTGCGGAACGGCCCCCACCGTGTGACGGTCGAGCGGGACCTGGAGGTGCCGGCCGCCGACGGTGTGACGCTGCTGGCCGACCGGTACTCGCCCGCCGGCGTCGAGAAGGCGCCGACGGTGCTGGTCCGCTCGCCCTACGGGCGGCGCGGGCCGTTCGGCCTGATGTGCGGGCAGGGGTTCGCCTCGCACGGGTTCCAGGCCGTCGTGCAGAGCGTGCGCGGCGGCTTCGGCTCCGGCGGTGTCTTCGAGGCGCTGGACGAGCGGGAGGACGGCCTCGCCACCATCGAGTGGCTGACGTCGCAGCCGTGGTTCGGCGGCACGTTCGCCATGCACGGGCCGAGCTACCTCGGCTACGTCCAGTGGGCCGTCGCCGCCGAGGCCGGACCCGAGCTGAAGGCGCTGTCGATGCAGGTCACGGCGTCCACCTTCCGCGACGCCGTCAACGTCGGCGGCACCTTCGCGCTGGAGTCGGCGCTCATCTGGGTCGACCTGACCGCGCGGATGAAGAACTCCCTGTCGGGCATCACGACCGGCATCATGTCGCCGCGCCGCGCCCGCCGCGCCACCCTGTCGGGACGCCCGCTGGCCGAGCTGGACCGGCTCGCCACCGGCGAGCAGCAGCGCTTCTTCCAGGACCTGCTCGTCAACGGCCCCGACACCCCGTTCTGGGACAAGCGCGACTTCAGCACCACCGTGTCACAGGTCACCGCGCCGGTGAACATGACCGGCGGCTGGTACGACATCTTCCTGCCCTGGCAGATGAAGGACTACGCGGCCCTGCGCGCCGCCGGCCGGCGCCCCTACCTGACGATCGGGCCCTGGTTCCACGCCGACCAGCGCATGATGCGCGGCTCGGTCGCCGACGCGACCGCGTGGTTCCGCGCCCACCTGCTGGACGACCCGTCCGGGCTGCGCGCGCAGCCCGTCCGGCTCTTCATCACCGGCGCGGACGAGTGGCGCGAGTTCCCCGACTGGCCCGTCCCCGGCATGCGCGAGGAGCGCTGGCACCTGCACCCGGCGGGCGCCCTGGCCCCGGACGGGCCGCCGGAGTCCGATCCCGACGCCTACCGCTACGACCCGAACCACCCGACGCCGTTCCTCGGCGGCCCCACCCTGCTCGGCGAGACGCACCCGTCCACCGACCAGAAGCGCCTGGAGCGCCGCCGGGACGTGCTGACCTACACCTCGGGCGTGCTGGACGAGGACATGGAGGTCATCGGCCCGGTGACCGCCGACCTGCACGTCCGCTCGAACCGGGAGCACACCGACTTCGTCGTGCGGCTCTGCGACGTCACCCCCGAGGGCGAGTCGCTCAACCTGTGCGAGGGCATGCGCCGCCTCGTCCCCGGCACCCCGGAGCCCGGGCCCGACGGCGTCCGCCGCGTCGCCGTCGAGCTCTGGCCGGTCGGCCACCGCTTCCGCCGCGGGCACCGCGTCCGCGTGCAGGTCGCCAGCGGCGCCTACCCCCGCGTGGCCCGCAACCCCGGCACCGGCGCCCCGATCGGCACCGCCACCGAGATGCTCACCGCCGACCAGGAGATCTTCCACGCCCCGGGCCACCCGTCCTCGATCACTCTGCCGATCATCGGCTGA
- a CDS encoding glycosyltransferase: MHHPLHIALVSASDLDGEHLQSVHVRDLARSLTRPLTADGEPNQVTVYTRRQDRAARGRVKLAPGAAQVNLDAGPARPLSDDELLQHLRDFADGLRRRWSGSARPDIVHAHGWIGGLAACAVARELDIPFVQSYHGVAAVERQAGRQVHPHRDRLEKAIGRDADLVLAGHAEEATAVVRTGVPRPSVAVVPYGVDSELFAQVGPAMPHGDRPRLVMVSEDLGSDVETALRALVHVPDAELAVAGGPEREDLEHDSAVHRLRLLAKELHVADRVIFLGRLPRKTLPKLLRTASLALCLAPHQPSPTAPLEAMACGVPVAATPVGGNADEVLDHITGIHVPAGRPVVIGRAIRQLLSEDTTLHGYSIAAGDRARSRYSLERIAAETLRAYLKVLPVPEPEPAAQEDEAERETDKAPALAG, translated from the coding sequence ATGCATCACCCGCTTCACATCGCTCTGGTGTCCGCCTCCGACCTTGACGGCGAGCACCTGCAGTCAGTCCACGTCCGGGATCTCGCTCGTTCCCTCACCCGTCCGCTGACCGCCGACGGTGAGCCGAACCAGGTCACGGTCTACACGCGCCGCCAGGACAGGGCCGCCCGCGGTCGCGTCAAGCTCGCTCCGGGCGCCGCCCAGGTGAACCTGGACGCCGGGCCCGCCCGCCCGCTGTCGGACGACGAGCTGCTCCAGCACCTTCGCGACTTCGCCGACGGGCTGCGCCGCCGCTGGTCCGGCTCGGCGCGACCCGACATCGTGCACGCGCACGGCTGGATCGGCGGCCTGGCCGCCTGCGCCGTCGCCCGCGAGCTCGACATCCCCTTCGTGCAGAGCTACCACGGCGTGGCCGCCGTCGAGCGGCAGGCCGGACGCCAGGTCCACCCCCACCGCGACCGCCTGGAGAAGGCCATCGGGCGGGACGCCGACCTGGTGCTGGCCGGGCACGCCGAGGAGGCCACCGCGGTCGTGCGGACGGGCGTCCCGCGGCCCTCGGTCGCGGTCGTCCCCTACGGCGTGGACTCCGAGCTGTTCGCGCAGGTCGGCCCGGCCATGCCGCACGGCGACCGGCCCCGCCTGGTGATGGTCAGCGAGGACCTCGGCTCCGACGTCGAGACCGCGCTGCGCGCCCTGGTGCACGTCCCCGACGCCGAGCTGGCCGTCGCCGGCGGCCCGGAGCGCGAGGACCTGGAGCACGACTCGGCCGTCCACCGGCTGCGGCTGCTGGCCAAGGAGCTGCACGTCGCCGACCGGGTCATCTTCCTCGGGCGGCTGCCCCGCAAGACCCTGCCGAAGCTGCTGCGGACCGCGAGCCTCGCGCTCTGCCTGGCCCCGCACCAGCCGTCCCCGACGGCGCCGCTGGAGGCCATGGCCTGCGGCGTCCCCGTGGCGGCGACCCCGGTCGGCGGCAACGCCGACGAGGTCCTGGACCACATCACCGGCATCCACGTCCCGGCGGGGCGGCCGGTCGTGATCGGGCGGGCGATCCGGCAGCTGCTGTCGGAGGACACCACCCTGCACGGCTACTCGATCGCCGCCGGCGACCGCGCCCGCTCCCGCTACTCCCTGGAGCGGATCGCCGCCGAGACCCTCCGCGCCTACCTGAAGGTGCTGCCCGTTCCGGAGCCGGAGCCGGCGGCGCAGGAGGACGAGGCGGAGCGCGAGACCGACAAGGCCCCCGCCCTCGCCGGCTGA
- a CDS encoding SPFH domain-containing protein, whose product MVDAAATVDMPRPKITERAAADRGGWGMLGVAVALILAGAAAVVGGVAAGGEAAIAAGVVAGSLLAVAGLAVSAGLTPVAPGEARVLQLLGRYKGTVRNDGLRWVNPLTERRKVSTRIRNHETGLAKVNDLDGNPIEISAVVVWQVADTARAVFEVDDFVEFVAFQTEAAVRHIAGSFPYDAHDRTSLRDNADEITGQLSDELALRVASAGVRIVESRITGLAYAPEIAQAMLRRQQAGAVVAARQRIVEGAVGMVQLALDRLDEENVVDLDEERKAAMVSNLLVVLCADRDAQPVLNTGSLYQ is encoded by the coding sequence ATGGTGGACGCGGCGGCGACGGTGGACATGCCACGGCCGAAGATCACGGAGCGGGCGGCGGCGGACCGCGGCGGCTGGGGGATGCTCGGGGTCGCGGTGGCGCTGATCCTGGCCGGGGCGGCGGCGGTGGTCGGCGGGGTGGCGGCGGGAGGCGAGGCCGCCATCGCGGCGGGCGTGGTGGCCGGGTCGCTGCTGGCGGTGGCGGGGCTGGCCGTCTCGGCGGGGCTGACGCCGGTGGCGCCCGGCGAGGCGCGGGTGCTCCAGCTCCTCGGGCGCTACAAGGGGACGGTCCGGAACGACGGGCTGCGGTGGGTGAACCCGCTGACGGAGCGGCGCAAGGTGTCGACGCGGATCCGCAACCACGAGACCGGGCTGGCGAAGGTCAACGACCTGGACGGGAACCCGATCGAGATCTCGGCCGTGGTCGTGTGGCAGGTGGCCGACACCGCGCGGGCCGTGTTCGAGGTGGACGACTTCGTGGAGTTCGTGGCGTTCCAGACCGAGGCGGCCGTCCGGCACATCGCGGGCAGTTTCCCCTACGACGCCCACGACCGGACGTCGCTGCGCGACAACGCCGACGAGATCACCGGGCAGCTGTCGGACGAGCTGGCGCTGCGGGTGGCGTCCGCCGGGGTGCGGATCGTCGAGTCGCGGATCACCGGGCTGGCGTACGCGCCGGAGATCGCGCAGGCGATGCTGCGCCGCCAGCAGGCGGGCGCGGTGGTGGCGGCGCGGCAGCGGATCGTGGAGGGCGCGGTCGGCATGGTGCAGCTCGCGCTCGACCGGCTGGACGAGGAGAACGTGGTCGACCTGGACGAGGAGCGCAAGGCGGCGATGGTCAGCAACCTTCTGGTGGTGCTGTGCGCCGACCGCGACGCCCAGCCGGTGCTCAACACCGGCTCGCTCTACCAGTGA
- a CDS encoding peroxiredoxin yields MRPGDVVDDFELPDETGEPRTLTGLLAEGPVVLFFYPAAMTPGCTAEACHFRDVVAELAEAGGHAVGISADPVGRQKEFAEKHALGYPLLSDPSGEVRARFGVKRSVALMPTKRQTFVIDTDRRVLAVVKSEIRMSAHADRALEALRARRG; encoded by the coding sequence ATGAGACCCGGTGACGTCGTCGACGACTTCGAACTCCCGGACGAGACGGGCGAACCGCGCACCCTGACCGGCCTGCTGGCCGAGGGCCCCGTGGTCCTGTTCTTCTACCCGGCGGCCATGACCCCCGGCTGCACCGCCGAGGCCTGCCACTTCCGCGACGTGGTCGCCGAGCTCGCCGAGGCGGGCGGGCACGCCGTGGGCATCAGCGCCGACCCGGTCGGCAGGCAGAAGGAGTTCGCCGAGAAGCACGCGCTCGGCTACCCGCTGCTGTCCGACCCGTCCGGCGAGGTCCGCGCGCGCTTCGGGGTCAAGCGCTCCGTGGCCCTCATGCCGACCAAGCGCCAGACCTTCGTCATCGACACCGACCGCCGCGTCCTCGCGGTCGTCAAGAGCGAGATCCGCATGAGCGCCCACGCCGACCGGGCCCTGGAGGCCCTCAGGGCCCGCCGCGGCTGA